The following DNA comes from Camelina sativa cultivar DH55 chromosome 14, Cs, whole genome shotgun sequence.
aaaataaaccCTTGCCGccctttcctcttcttccttctctttggtTTACTAAGAACTACAAGAGATCTAATAACAAAGactgatataacaaaaaaagagaatgaagaaaacaagataACGGTTAATGTATTTATTTGTAGTTAGGTTAGTTTGacatcaaataatttttcttaacttcAGATTTCTTTTAGAATGATTAGTTCTAGTACACATGGTATtagaaaatgtcattttataaaaaaaatcatagtagTCTAAAGTTAATTATAATGGTATATGCCTGACAATCTCAGATAAGCTAATTATACAAGAAACTACTTAACTACCTCAAACTGTATATGGTAATAGCAAATGTTTATTTTAACGTTAAATGTCTTTAGACTAGaccacaaaaaagaaacaaaatgttgtATTGAAGCGAACATCACTAGTcacattataaaataaacaagttcacacaaagaaaaagaaaaaaacagaaacaagtttttaatatatataatgttagaTTTATGATGGGTTCTTCAGTAAGGTTGGCGCTCTGGTACCATGTGGACATTTCTAGACGAGTAAttcaaatgatttttatttagaaaaaagaTAAGTAAAAACGAAAACTATATACAATCAAaatgttttcttataatatGAAGTTTAGGAGATATAGAGGTTGCATTCTCGGCAACCCTAGATAGTTTCATCAAGCCTAGATTggcttttgaacaaaaaaaatagatggcTAAAATGCACTACTTAAGatttgtacccaaaaaaaaaaagcactcaAGTTTATGCATGCATGGGATACAAATTGGGCTAGTCTCTCGTCTTATTATAAAAAAgtgaaactttatttttaaattttatgtatcGTTCCCACTATTTAATTTTGCTACATTTTCCAAAGATTTCAGGTAAAGTGATATGTCAACACGTTTAacgatatatcatatatgtattgtaTCTTAGTATACATTTATACTGcattgaaagaagaaacaaaattattatatttggaaTAGTTAACAGATGCTTTCATGCAAAGGCATACTTCCTCTGTTAGGTTGTTCCTTTATATATCTTAAAGGTGCCAACATTACGCATCTTTTTATTATGATAGTTTTGTGTGGCACTTGAAGAGGGGTAAAATATACGACAACATGAATCCAAGAACTTCATAGTGCAAACCTGTTCTTTCTGTTTATATCGATCTGTAATAGCTTGCTACAAtttcatttctattttattttgtcagtGGTTCATTTAGTTTCTTTGGCATAGTCATGGTAGATACTAGATTACCGTCTTTGTCTTTGATAGTGTATAACccattgtttatttattaaaatggccTAAATAATGTTGACTCGAATGCATTTGTTCTATAATCAATCCTCTGTTTACTTATAAATCCCCCAAATTATATGCTAAAGTTCGCTACACTAAACCGgtaattgggttttttttgtgtgtttgtgtgttaaAAGTCCGGTAATATATATTGCGTTCTGTACATCCGAATTTGACCCAAATACCCATAACTCCAAGTCTCCAATGAACATACCTTCTAAAGAAATGAGTTTAGTTCAGTTAGGAGATATACATAGAGGAACAATATGTTCAACTGGATTAAGAcgatcctttcctttttttttcttcttttttttccttcataaaTTGATGAGATCCGTAGAATGAAATTTTCTATAttcaagaaaaaaggaaaagttcttTCTCAAAAAAANaaaaaaaaaaaaaaaaaaaaaaaaaaaggaaaagtgttggtgaaatttacttttttttgggtcagaTATGAGATAACTAGGGTTCTGCACGATGAAGAGAAATATTATTTTGCAACAACGTTATGTCGAAAAAACTTTGTTCGAGAACGGAATGTCTTTACCACGATGTCGTAGAGCTCATCCTCGAGAGAGCTCCAGCGACATCTCTGATGAGATTCAAGGCTGTATCGAAGCAGTGGAAATCAACGATCGAATCCCCTTTATTCCAAGAAAGACAATACAAGCATTGTCAGCAATCAGGAGATCCTGATGTTCTTATGGTGTCTGTATTTCTTTACGAGGATGGTTTCACTGACCCGGATGACGTAGAACAAGTCGCGGGAATCGAATCTCTAAGAACATTGGTGGTGGGTTCATCATCATCGCTCCAGATCTCTACTCCTTGGGATAACACATATTACCTTGTTGCTGAGAGTTGCTGTGACGGTCTCGTTTGTCTCTACTTTCCCGACCGCTCCGGTTTTGTGGTCAATGCCACCACTAGGTGGCAtcgagttcttcttctttccggCTTTAACCAACTCATAATTGACAGAGGAAAAACCATTTTGTTTAAGCTTGGCCGGGTTCGGTAAAGACAAATTCACAGGCAGATACAAGGCCGTTTGGTTATACAACTCCTCCGAGTTGTCCCTAGAGGACGGTACTGCTACTACATGCGAAGTTTTCGACTTTACCACCAATGCCTGGAGGTATGTCACTCCCTCTGTACCTTACCGGATTTTTTCCCGATATCCTGCCTATGTAGATGGCTCGCTTTATTGGTTCACCGTCGACTGCCCAGAAACCCAAGTTATATCTTTGGATCTTCACACCGAAGCTTTTCAAGTCATCCCTGTAACTCCTTTTGCCAATGCAAAACCTGACAAGTTCAATATGTGCAACCTTGACGACCGCTTGTGCGTCTCCTCTATGAATTGGCTCAACCAAGATATATGGTCGTTCAACTCTGAGAGCAAGACATGGGCCAAGATTTATTCCTTAGATCTTGATCAAACTTTCATCAAGTTTGATTTCCAAGTTCAATACCCGGTCGTGCCACTAGCACTTTTGGATGGGgacaagaagaataagaagaagaagaagaagaagaagaagttgctgTATTTTTCTCGACAAGATAGTCGAACACTGGTGGTACATgatccgcaaaccaaaacttATGATGCTGCTTTCACTGCTGACTCCATTGGATTCCCTGTTTGTTATTTCCAGAGTTTATTCTCCATTAAATGAATTTGATTATTGTCAGATATGCGTTATGTAATCTCCATTTGGTTTGTCTCTTTTAAGCTATGTTTGTGGtcttgtattattattaccagGATTGCTTGTATTAAAGTGctcttctattttttcttcttcttttttcttagtCTCCCATATCTCTCTTTACTCTAGTGCGAGTCTGTTCTTTAACGCTACGGCGGAAATAGCTCGTGGAGCGACTAAGATCTCGATTGAACCTGTTTGGGACAGAGCACGTTTACTTTGTCCAAGGGAGAAACCTTGGGTTGGAGCTCCGGTTCGTGATTTCTTGAGCCTGGATATTGACTTTGATCCATACGGACAAGCCCATTGAAGACGTTAAAAGAGAGAGTGTTTCTTCGTGACCGACGAGTCTTTGGCACTGTCtctaatattatttgattaaatctAATATTACTGCGTTTATAAACGTAGAATGTGGTGTCAAAGGGAGCTTCTGGGCGGCAAGATGGTGACTATGGAGAGAACTTAAGAAGAAGTTTGAGTTGTTTGTAAGTTTTTATTATCTAATGAACAGAAACACAATATGGTCATTTCTTGGTTTCTATGTTATTTGCTTATGGCTTGGTTTTGATGTCTCATTTATGCAGCAAGCGAGAGCTAAGGATATTGTTACTGTGTTGAAATCTGAGATGGGAGGAAGTGAAAATCGAGCGGTGGTTCAAGCCATACAGGACCTGGAAGGGTtaacagaaacagagacaacAAACGAGCCACAGCACATGGAAACGGTGCAGCTGCGAGAAGAGGAACACCCTGAAACCGAACCCAAAGCAGAGGGACAGGTGCAAGGACAAACAGAAGCAGAGGCAATAATTTTTTGAGCAAATTTGTAATCTATATTTACACTTACATGAAATATGTCTGAAACTTTACTTGAATATGCGGGTGTATATGTTGGACATGGGATAATTATGGTTACAGATTTATGatttcatgtccataaaatcaagtccatATCGACTCTAAATTATACACATCCACTAAAAAttacttgtgttttggtgaattAGTCATTGTTATACTAAACAATTTTAACttcatcatatcccctaaaaaccTAAGCATGAAACCGTTCTTTTATCCTATACTAAACAATTTTATGgatattataatagtttaagatttagtggacgtgtataatttaatttttaataaacttACATTAAGGTCAATATTTAGGTTTGTCATGCCATTGGCACGACCATTTACTATTACACTGCTGACTCCATTGGATACCCTGTTTGTTATTTCCAGagtttattttctattaaatgaATTTGATTATTGTCAGATATGCATAACGTAATCTTTGCTTCCTCCAACTTGTTAACTAAAGCATAAAGAAAAAGACTTCGAACTTTCGAAGGAAGGTTGCAGGGAAGACAACAACAAGAGACGTCGTGGAAAAGAGAAAATCGGAGCAG
Coding sequences within:
- the LOC104743595 gene encoding F-box/LRR-repeat/kelch-repeat protein At1g09650-like; protein product: MSKKLCSRTECLYHDVVELILERAPATSLMRFKAVSKQWKSTIESPLFQERQYKHCQQSGDPDVLMVSVFLYEDGFTDPDDVEQVAGIESLRTLVVGSSSSLQISTPWDNTYYLVAESCCDGLVCLYFPDRSGFVVNATTSLAGFGKDKFTGRYKAVWLYNSSELSLEDGTATTCEVFDFTTNAWRYVTPSVPYRIFSRYPAYVDGSLYWFTVDCPETQVISLDLHTEAFQVIPVTPFANAKPDKFNMCNLDDRLCVSSMNWLNQDIWSFNSESKTWAKIYSLDLDQTFIKFDFQVQYPVVPLALLDGDKKNKKKKKKKKKLLYFSRQDSRTLVVHDPQTKTYDAAFTADSIGFPVCYFQISHISLYSSASLFFNATAEIARGATKISIEPVWDRARLLCPREKPWVGAPVRDFLSLDIDFDPYGQAH